In Dictyoglomus sp., one DNA window encodes the following:
- the rplL gene encoding 50S ribosomal protein L7/L12: MNKEEIIQAIKEMKVLELVELVKALEEEFGVSAAVPVATAAVSAGPAAAPVEEKTTFDVILKDAGANKIKVLKVVREITGLGLKEAKDLVDSTPKPVKEGVSKEEAEDIKKKLEAEGAVVEIK, encoded by the coding sequence ATGAATAAAGAGGAGATTATTCAAGCAATAAAAGAGATGAAGGTTTTAGAATTAGTAGAATTAGTAAAAGCCTTAGAAGAAGAATTTGGAGTTAGTGCAGCAGTACCTGTTGCTACAGCTGCAGTTTCTGCTGGACCAGCAGCTGCACCAGTAGAAGAAAAGACAACTTTTGATGTTATATTAAAAGATGCAGGTGCTAATAAGATTAAGGTATTAAAAGTAGTTCGTGAAATTACAGGTTTAGGATTAAAAGAGGCTAAGGATTTAGTTGATTCAACACCTAAACCTGTGAAAGAGGGAGTAAGTAAAGAGGAAGCAGAAGATATCAAGAAAAAATTAGAAGCAGAGGGTGCAGTTGTAGAAATTAAATAA
- the tuf gene encoding elongation factor Tu, with translation MAKEKFVRTKPHVNIGTIGHVDHGKTTLTSAITKVLAAEGLAKPLRYEDIDKAPEERARGLTINLYHAEYESKNRHYAHIDAPGHADYIKNMITGAAQMDGAILVVSAADGPMPQTREHILLARQVNVPYMVVFLNKIDMVDDPEIIDLVEMEVRDLLTKYGYPGDEIPVIRGSALRAVEVMDKNPNTKRGENEWVDAIWNLIDAVDSYIPLPERDIDKPFLMPVEDIFSITGRGTVVTGKVERGKVKVGDEVEIVGLTDEIRKTVVTGVEMFRKQLDEGIAGDNIGILLRGVDKDEVERGQVIAAPGSIKPHTHFKAQVYVLKKEEGGRHTPFFSGYKPQFYFRTTDVTGEIRLPEGVQMVMPGDNLEMEIKLIKPIALEEGLRFAIREGGKTVGAGVVTKIIE, from the coding sequence ATGGCGAAGGAGAAATTTGTAAGGACAAAGCCACATGTGAATATAGGGACCATAGGACACGTAGATCATGGTAAGACTACGTTAACGTCCGCCATAACGAAGGTATTAGCGGCGGAGGGTTTAGCGAAGCCTTTAAGGTATGAAGACATAGACAAAGCGCCAGAGGAGAGGGCGAGAGGGCTCACTATAAACTTATATCATGCGGAGTATGAGAGTAAGAATAGGCATTATGCTCATATAGATGCGCCTGGTCATGCGGACTACATAAAGAATATGATAACAGGTGCTGCGCAGATGGATGGAGCTATACTTGTAGTATCAGCTGCTGATGGGCCCATGCCACAGACGAGGGAGCACATATTATTAGCGAGGCAAGTAAACGTGCCATACATGGTAGTATTTTTAAACAAGATAGACATGGTAGATGATCCTGAGATAATAGACTTAGTAGAGATGGAAGTTAGGGACTTATTAACGAAGTATGGATATCCAGGGGACGAGATACCCGTGATAAGGGGTTCAGCGTTGAGGGCGGTAGAGGTAATGGACAAGAATCCGAATACGAAGAGAGGGGAGAACGAGTGGGTAGATGCGATATGGAATCTAATAGATGCTGTAGACAGTTATATACCATTACCGGAGAGAGATATAGACAAGCCATTTTTGATGCCTGTAGAGGACATATTCAGTATAACAGGTAGGGGGACAGTAGTAACAGGGAAAGTAGAGAGGGGTAAGGTTAAGGTAGGTGATGAAGTAGAGATAGTAGGACTAACTGATGAAATAAGGAAGACAGTAGTGACAGGGGTAGAGATGTTTAGGAAGCAATTAGACGAAGGGATAGCAGGGGACAACATAGGGATACTATTAAGGGGAGTAGACAAAGACGAAGTAGAGAGGGGGCAAGTGATAGCTGCTCCTGGGAGTATAAAGCCTCATACACACTTCAAGGCGCAGGTATATGTATTAAAGAAGGAAGAAGGAGGAAGACACACACCCTTTTTCAGTGGATACAAGCCACAATTTTACTTTAGGACTACTGACGTAACAGGGGAGATAAGGTTGCCCGAGGGGGTACAGATGGTGATGCCAGGGGACAATTTAGAGATGGAGATAAAATTAATAAAGCCTATAGCTCTAGAAGAGGGGTTAAGATTTGCCATAAGAGAAGGTGGCAAGACTGTTGGAGCCGGAGTCGTAACTAAAATTATTGAGTAG
- the rplJ gene encoding 50S ribosomal protein L10 — translation MPKEEKKQKVEEIYQKLLQANSVIFTDFKGLTVADLSQLRTKLREVGAEYRVVKNTLALRAFQKYLPNKNVEEYLRGPTAFTYCYGDPFGVLKILVDFSKDHENLKLKGGIVEGELYNQKEIKELANLPPKDVLLSKLIGSINNPLTRLVFGLKWPINQLVWTLEAIKKEKEKNLEQ, via the coding sequence TTGCCAAAAGAAGAAAAAAAGCAAAAAGTAGAAGAAATTTATCAAAAACTACTACAGGCAAATAGTGTTATATTTACCGACTTCAAAGGGTTAACAGTAGCAGATCTCTCTCAACTAAGAACAAAATTAAGAGAGGTAGGAGCAGAGTATAGAGTAGTAAAAAATACCTTAGCTTTAAGAGCCTTTCAAAAGTATCTTCCTAATAAAAATGTTGAAGAATACTTGAGAGGGCCTACTGCATTTACTTATTGTTATGGGGATCCCTTTGGAGTTCTAAAGATTCTTGTAGATTTTTCAAAGGATCACGAGAATTTGAAATTAAAGGGTGGTATTGTTGAGGGTGAGTTATATAATCAAAAGGAAATAAAAGAATTAGCCAATTTACCACCAAAAGATGTATTGTTGTCAAAACTTATAGGTAGTATAAATAATCCATTAACAAGATTAGTTTTTGGATTAAAATGGCCAATCAATCAATTGGTTTGGACTTTAGAAGCTATTAAAAAAGAAAAAGAGAAAAATCTAGAACAATAA
- the rplK gene encoding 50S ribosomal protein L11: MPKKIVGKVKLNLTAGKATPAPPVGPALGQYGVNIMEFCKAYNAATAGQEGIIPVEITIYEDRSFTFITKTPPASELLKRAAGVEKGSGEPNRNKVGRIKRSKLKEIAEIKMKDLNAKDIFAAMKIIEGTARSMGIEIVED, from the coding sequence GTGCCAAAGAAAATAGTTGGTAAGGTAAAATTAAATTTAACTGCAGGAAAAGCAACACCTGCGCCACCAGTAGGTCCTGCATTGGGACAGTACGGTGTAAATATTATGGAGTTTTGCAAGGCTTATAATGCAGCCACAGCAGGCCAAGAGGGAATAATTCCTGTTGAAATTACAATTTATGAAGACAGAAGTTTTACCTTTATTACAAAAACTCCACCTGCTTCTGAACTGCTAAAAAGAGCTGCAGGAGTTGAAAAGGGTTCAGGAGAACCAAATAGAAATAAGGTTGGTCGAATTAAAAGAAGTAAGCTTAAAGAGATAGCTGAGATAAAAATGAAAGACTTAAATGCTAAAGATATTTTTGCAGCTATGAAAATAATTGAGGGAACAGCACGGAGTATGGGAATTGAAATTGTTGAGGATTAA
- a CDS encoding amino acid ABC transporter ATP-binding protein: protein MIKVIDLHKKFKNLHVLKGINLEVNKGEVLVLIGPSGGGKSTLLRCINRLEEPTSGEIYINGVLITDPKVDINKIRQKVGMVFQLFNLFPHLSVLDNITLAPIKVKKMNPKLAEEKAYELLKRVGLSDKAKSFPSQLSGGQQQRVAIARALAMEPEVMLFDEPTSSIDPEMTKEVLDVIKQLAFEGMTMIVATHEMGFAREVADWVIFLDQGQIVEQGPPSQIFFSPREERTISFLSKIL from the coding sequence GTGATTAAGGTTATTGATTTACATAAAAAATTTAAAAATTTACATGTTTTAAAAGGCATTAATTTGGAGGTTAATAAGGGAGAAGTATTAGTCTTAATCGGTCCTAGTGGTGGAGGAAAAAGTACTTTGTTAAGATGTATAAATCGTTTAGAGGAACCTACTAGCGGAGAAATATATATTAATGGGGTTTTAATAACAGATCCTAAGGTTGACATTAACAAAATAAGACAAAAAGTAGGTATGGTTTTTCAATTGTTTAACTTATTTCCTCATCTTTCGGTTTTAGATAATATTACTTTAGCACCAATAAAAGTAAAAAAGATGAATCCAAAATTAGCAGAGGAAAAAGCATATGAATTATTAAAAAGAGTCGGATTATCTGATAAAGCTAAAAGTTTTCCCTCTCAACTTTCTGGAGGACAGCAACAAAGAGTTGCAATTGCGAGAGCTTTAGCAATGGAACCTGAAGTTATGTTATTTGATGAGCCTACCTCATCTATTGATCCTGAGATGACAAAAGAAGTTTTAGACGTTATTAAACAGTTAGCTTTTGAAGGAATGACCATGATAGTAGCGACTCACGAAATGGGTTTTGCAAGAGAAGTTGCAGATTGGGTCATTTTCTTAGATCAGGGACAAATAGTAGAACAAGGACCTCCTTCCCAAATTTTCTTCTCTCCTCGTGAAGAAAGAACAATATCTTTTTTAAGTAAGATTCTTTAA
- a CDS encoding metal-dependent hydrolase, producing the protein MTSKTHQSFSFVIAQIFYPNFIKNIFQNQICWSIGFVLGVVWGTLIPDIDSPHSQFSKRLLSQNTLIDFLSLFIILLLGIKIFSSINRSNLFYFLFSVFIGFNFLKVFLKNFFKRYFIHRGFIHSIWSLIILNILLVIPQKNFEHFPSFVFSAYNGIFWGINIGYLSHLLGDAFTFSGIRPFFPFNLKISFNLFRTNSFTETILLYFFNIVNILLLLRFFTIGG; encoded by the coding sequence TTGACTTCTAAAACTCATCAAAGTTTTAGTTTTGTGATAGCTCAAATTTTTTATCCTAATTTTATAAAGAATATTTTTCAAAACCAAATTTGTTGGAGTATAGGATTTGTATTGGGAGTTGTATGGGGAACATTAATCCCTGATATAGATTCACCTCATTCGCAATTTTCTAAGAGATTACTTTCCCAAAATACTCTCATTGATTTCTTAAGTCTCTTTATAATTTTATTATTAGGAATAAAAATTTTTTCATCTATAAATAGAAGTAATCTTTTTTATTTTCTATTTTCCGTTTTTATCGGATTCAATTTTCTAAAAGTATTTCTGAAAAATTTTTTTAAAAGATATTTTATCCATAGAGGTTTCATTCATAGTATTTGGAGTTTAATAATACTTAATATTCTTTTAGTTATTCCTCAAAAAAATTTTGAACATTTTCCTTCCTTTGTTTTTTCAGCATATAACGGTATTTTTTGGGGTATAAATATAGGTTATCTCAGTCATTTACTAGGTGATGCTTTTACTTTTTCAGGAATAAGACCTTTTTTCCCTTTTAATTTAAAAATAAGTTTTAATCTTTTTAGAACTAATAGTTTTACTGAAACAATTTTGCTTTACTTTTTTAACATAGTAAACATTCTCTTATTACTAAGATTTTTTACTATAGGAGGTTAA
- the serS gene encoding serine--tRNA ligase yields MIDIKTLRERAQEMKENILLRNLSLEKYNVDLILELDRKRREKQKVLDELKKERNRISQEIGKKTDEERNELIRKAKELKEEIEKLEKEFENLDKEMHKYLWQLPNFLLPETPRGKDEKDNIELKRWSSPKTFSFPPKDHLELALINDLIDFERGSKVTGSNFYYLKNEAVILEFALFQFVIDQLLPEGFKLFITPDLARNEILDGIGFQPRGPEAQIYRIEETNLGLIATAEITLGGYHKDEIIDEIELPLKYLGFSHCFRTEAGAYGRYSRGLYRVHQFSKAEIFIICKPEDSKSMHEYILSLEERIFQKLDIPYRILDICSGDLGAPAARKFDIEAWMPGRGEYGEVTSCSNCTDYQARRLNIRFRRLTGEVEYVHMLNGTAIAISRALIALLENYQQEDGSILIPEALHPYTLGIKEIRPKRKILKNLT; encoded by the coding sequence ATGATAGACATTAAAACGTTAAGGGAAAGAGCTCAGGAAATGAAAGAAAATATACTATTAAGAAATTTAAGTTTAGAAAAATACAATGTAGATTTAATTCTAGAACTAGATAGAAAAAGGAGAGAAAAACAAAAAGTATTAGATGAGTTAAAAAAAGAAAGAAATAGAATTTCTCAAGAAATAGGTAAAAAAACAGACGAAGAAAGAAATGAATTAATAAGGAAAGCAAAAGAATTGAAAGAAGAGATAGAAAAGCTTGAAAAAGAATTCGAAAATCTAGACAAAGAAATGCATAAATACTTATGGCAGCTTCCTAACTTTCTTCTTCCTGAAACTCCACGGGGTAAAGATGAAAAAGATAATATTGAGCTAAAAAGATGGAGTAGTCCTAAAACTTTCTCTTTTCCTCCTAAAGACCATTTAGAATTAGCTTTAATAAACGATCTTATAGATTTTGAAAGAGGAAGTAAAGTTACAGGAAGTAACTTTTATTATTTAAAAAATGAAGCAGTTATATTAGAATTTGCACTTTTTCAATTCGTGATAGATCAGCTTTTACCAGAAGGATTTAAACTCTTTATTACACCTGATTTAGCTAGAAATGAAATTCTAGACGGAATAGGATTTCAGCCTAGAGGACCTGAGGCCCAAATATATAGGATCGAAGAAACAAATTTAGGATTAATAGCGACAGCTGAAATTACCTTGGGTGGTTATCATAAAGATGAAATCATAGATGAAATTGAATTACCTCTAAAATATTTAGGATTTTCTCATTGTTTTAGAACTGAAGCAGGAGCGTATGGAAGATATAGCAGAGGTTTATATAGAGTTCATCAATTTAGTAAAGCAGAAATTTTTATCATTTGTAAACCCGAAGATTCAAAGAGTATGCATGAATATATTTTAAGCCTTGAAGAGAGAATTTTTCAAAAATTAGATATTCCTTACAGAATATTAGATATATGCTCTGGAGATCTAGGGGCTCCAGCAGCAAGAAAATTTGATATTGAGGCATGGATGCCAGGAAGAGGAGAATATGGAGAAGTTACTAGTTGTTCTAATTGTACTGATTATCAGGCGAGAAGACTAAATATTAGATTTAGAAGACTAACGGGTGAGGTAGAATATGTTCATATGCTAAATGGTACTGCAATAGCAATTTCAAGAGCGTTAATTGCATTATTGGAGAATTATCAACAAGAGGATGGCTCCATTTTAATCCCCGAGGCTCTTCATCCTTATACCCTTGGAATTAAAGAAATAAGACCTAAGAGAAAGATTTTAAAGAATCTTACTTAA
- the nusG gene encoding transcription termination/antitermination protein NusG, whose amino-acid sequence MAEGKWYVIHTLAGHEHKVKAIIERQVKLLHLEDKIFEIVVPEEKVMRVKGGRKSIQTKKVFPGYLFIRMVEDEEAKRLIRTTSGVTGFVGAQGKPSPLNPDEEYWIKKFIEQKEIKPELKVKKGDRVYIKSGPFMGYEGQVDEVFPEKGTVRVLLSIFGRETPTEIDHTQVEKTS is encoded by the coding sequence ATGGCTGAAGGAAAATGGTACGTAATACATACTTTAGCAGGACACGAACATAAAGTTAAAGCCATTATTGAAAGGCAAGTTAAGCTTTTACATTTAGAAGATAAAATATTCGAAATTGTTGTTCCTGAGGAAAAGGTTATGAGGGTTAAAGGAGGACGTAAAAGTATTCAAACAAAAAAAGTATTTCCAGGATATCTTTTTATTAGAATGGTAGAAGATGAAGAAGCTAAAAGACTTATTAGAACTACTTCTGGAGTAACAGGTTTTGTTGGAGCTCAAGGTAAGCCAAGTCCTCTTAACCCAGACGAGGAATATTGGATAAAGAAATTTATTGAGCAAAAAGAGATAAAACCCGAATTAAAAGTCAAAAAAGGTGATAGAGTGTACATAAAGAGTGGGCCTTTTATGGGATACGAAGGACAAGTTGATGAGGTCTTTCCAGAAAAAGGTACTGTGAGGGTTTTGCTATCAATTTTTGGAAGAGAGACTCCTACTGAAATTGATCATACTCAAGTTGAAAAGACAAGTTGA
- the rpmG gene encoding 50S ribosomal protein L33: MRVHVILACTECKNRNYITEKNKKNDPDRLELKKYCPKCKKHTAHREIR, translated from the coding sequence ATGAGAGTACATGTAATACTGGCGTGTACCGAATGTAAAAATAGAAATTATATAACAGAAAAAAATAAAAAGAACGATCCTGATAGACTAGAATTAAAAAAATATTGTCCCAAATGTAAAAAACATACAGCCCATAGAGAAATAAGGTAG
- the rplA gene encoding 50S ribosomal protein L1, with product MAKHGKRYLQLLTLIEPNKFYSLNEAVILVKKLATAKFDETINLSVKLGVDPRHADQQVRGTVVLPYGTGKEKRVLVFAEGEKAQEAREAGADYVGGEDLVKKIEGGWLDFDVAIATPDIMGTLKIPSRLGKILGPRGLMPNPKAGTVTQDIFKTVKEYKSGKVEFRTDRYGIIHLPIGKASFSEEALLKNLITALYAILKLRPATVKGQYFRSVYISPSMGPSVPIEVKNLAEILRREEVA from the coding sequence ATGGCAAAACATGGAAAAAGATATTTACAACTCTTGACTTTAATTGAACCAAATAAATTTTATAGTTTAAATGAAGCGGTAATTTTGGTAAAAAAATTAGCTACTGCTAAATTTGATGAGACTATAAATCTTTCTGTAAAATTAGGAGTAGATCCAAGGCATGCAGATCAACAGGTAAGGGGAACAGTTGTTTTACCTTATGGGACGGGAAAGGAGAAAAGAGTTTTAGTTTTTGCAGAAGGAGAAAAAGCTCAAGAGGCAAGAGAAGCAGGAGCAGATTATGTTGGTGGAGAGGATTTGGTAAAGAAAATTGAAGGAGGATGGCTAGATTTTGATGTTGCTATAGCCACTCCTGATATTATGGGAACCTTGAAAATACCATCAAGATTAGGTAAGATCTTAGGTCCAAGGGGATTAATGCCAAATCCAAAGGCAGGAACTGTTACCCAAGACATATTTAAAACTGTAAAAGAATATAAAAGTGGAAAAGTAGAATTCAGAACTGATAGATACGGAATAATCCATTTACCTATTGGAAAAGCTTCTTTTTCAGAAGAAGCACTATTGAAAAATCTTATCACAGCTCTTTACGCAATTTTAAAATTAAGACCTGCTACTGTGAAAGGTCAATATTTTAGAAGTGTTTATATTTCTCCATCAATGGGACCCAGTGTTCCCATTGAAGTAAAGAACTTAGCAGAAATTTTACGAAGGGAGGAAGTTGCTTAA
- a CDS encoding amino acid ABC transporter permease, producing the protein MDFNFELFIESIPYLLKGAAMTLRLTLISVSIGIILGLIISLGRISKNPLFRYPASIYVEVIRGTPLLMQLLIIYYALPSIGLNLPAITAAITGLSLNSAAYVGEIFRGGIQSIEKGQMEAARSLGMTYFQAMRYVILPQAFRRILPPLTNEFASMLKESSLASTLAVTELLRSGRELVAWKANVFSPFIGVTLFYLIMTIPLTRLSSYLEKRLKKGD; encoded by the coding sequence TTGGATTTTAATTTTGAGTTATTTATCGAAAGCATTCCATACTTATTAAAAGGCGCAGCTATGACACTGCGCCTTACTTTAATTTCTGTTAGTATAGGTATTATTCTAGGTTTAATCATAAGCCTTGGAAGAATCTCGAAAAATCCATTATTTAGATATCCTGCAAGTATATATGTAGAAGTCATAAGAGGAACTCCTCTTCTTATGCAATTGTTGATTATATATTATGCTTTACCTTCTATTGGGTTGAATCTTCCTGCTATAACTGCAGCTATCACTGGACTTTCTCTAAATTCAGCTGCTTATGTAGGTGAGATATTTAGAGGAGGAATTCAATCAATTGAAAAAGGACAAATGGAGGCAGCTCGTTCTCTTGGAATGACATATTTTCAAGCAATGAGGTATGTAATTCTTCCTCAAGCCTTTAGAAGAATTTTACCTCCATTAACTAATGAGTTCGCATCAATGCTCAAAGAGAGTTCCTTAGCTTCAACTTTGGCAGTCACAGAACTTTTAAGATCTGGTAGAGAATTAGTTGCTTGGAAGGCAAATGTCTTTAGTCCTTTTATAGGGGTTACTCTTTTTTACTTAATTATGACTATTCCTTTAACGAGATTATCAAGTTATTTAGAAAAGAGGCTAAAGAAGGGTGATTAA
- a CDS encoding 30S ribosomal protein S1, whose product MEEIMDINLEEISLENLEIGNIVYGNILMIEKQGIWLDIGGKYNAYLDLSETTLSFRKKLEKGQIKDSVPLLIQYINHKEGVIHTSQRKAIEKQGWENLIWAFENDETVEGRIKDFNGKGFIVEVGEEIYGFIPHNLIDIYRPRNPNTYINRKVNARIIKLNPERKQIILSVRSVLEEKLEEKRQKLWEKIKKSDIIRGRIKEVNDDGLKVDLGFGILGVIPYEELSWFPIKNLYRNFQRGDIVKAKILNINEEKKEVQLSIKLAQPNPWEVFLEKYPKGTIQEGEIIKITSGLVVKINNLVGFVPPGEISWGRVGNLKDNFSVGDKVKVKILDVKPEDRRILLSVKQVEPNPWEVVDRILKEGEKVKGKIINITDFGIFLEIKPGLEGLIPKRLLSWERIENIEEMFKIGDTLEVQVVEIDKENKRLLLSRKALLKDPWEEIKKKYYEGMNVIGRVISLNNQGAILELEPGIEGFLPNSQKGTKEDDIELNINQKIEVKIISIDMISRRIILSRKALLKEREEKELENYLIKNLPPKITLGEIINIKLRKREEDIIDF is encoded by the coding sequence ATGGAAGAAATAATGGATATTAACTTAGAAGAGATCTCTCTTGAAAATCTAGAGATAGGAAATATTGTCTATGGAAACATATTGATGATTGAAAAACAAGGAATCTGGTTAGATATTGGGGGTAAATACAATGCATATTTAGATCTTTCAGAAACAACTTTAAGCTTCCGTAAGAAACTAGAAAAGGGTCAAATTAAAGATTCTGTTCCTTTGCTGATACAATATATTAACCATAAAGAAGGTGTAATTCATACATCCCAGAGAAAAGCTATAGAAAAGCAAGGATGGGAAAACTTGATATGGGCTTTTGAGAATGATGAGACTGTAGAAGGAAGAATTAAAGATTTCAATGGAAAGGGATTTATTGTAGAAGTAGGAGAGGAAATATATGGATTTATTCCCCATAATCTTATTGATATTTATCGCCCAAGAAATCCTAATACTTATATAAATAGGAAGGTAAATGCAAGGATAATTAAACTTAATCCTGAAAGAAAGCAGATTATCCTCTCTGTCAGAAGTGTTTTAGAAGAAAAATTAGAAGAAAAAAGACAGAAACTTTGGGAGAAAATTAAAAAATCAGATATTATAAGAGGAAGAATAAAAGAAGTCAATGATGATGGTTTAAAAGTAGATTTAGGTTTTGGAATTTTAGGAGTTATTCCTTATGAAGAATTATCTTGGTTCCCTATTAAAAATTTATATAGAAATTTTCAAAGGGGAGATATTGTAAAAGCAAAAATTTTAAACATTAATGAAGAAAAGAAAGAAGTTCAACTCAGTATTAAATTAGCTCAGCCAAATCCTTGGGAAGTCTTTTTAGAAAAATACCCAAAAGGAACAATTCAGGAAGGAGAAATTATAAAGATAACTTCAGGACTTGTAGTTAAAATAAATAATCTAGTAGGTTTTGTTCCTCCAGGAGAAATCTCGTGGGGAAGGGTTGGAAATTTAAAGGATAATTTTAGCGTTGGTGATAAAGTAAAAGTTAAAATATTAGATGTAAAACCTGAAGACAGACGAATACTTCTAAGTGTAAAACAAGTAGAACCAAATCCCTGGGAAGTTGTAGATAGAATTCTTAAAGAAGGAGAAAAAGTTAAAGGAAAAATTATAAATATAACTGATTTTGGAATTTTCTTAGAAATAAAACCTGGATTAGAAGGATTAATACCAAAAAGATTATTAAGTTGGGAAAGAATTGAGAATATTGAGGAGATGTTTAAAATCGGAGACACATTAGAAGTCCAGGTGGTAGAAATTGATAAAGAAAACAAAAGACTTCTTTTAAGTAGAAAGGCATTGCTAAAAGATCCATGGGAAGAAATAAAGAAAAAATACTACGAAGGAATGAATGTTATTGGAAGAGTAATTAGCCTAAATAATCAAGGTGCAATTTTAGAGTTAGAACCTGGAATTGAAGGTTTCCTTCCCAATTCTCAAAAAGGCACAAAGGAAGATGATATTGAGTTAAATATAAATCAAAAAATAGAAGTTAAGATAATCTCTATAGACATGATCTCAAGGAGAATAATTCTATCAAGAAAAGCTTTATTGAAAGAAAGAGAAGAAAAAGAATTAGAAAATTATCTAATAAAAAATCTTCCTCCTAAAATAACTCTTGGAGAGATTATAAATATAAAGCTTAGAAAAAGAGAGGAGGATATAATTGACTTCTAA
- the secE gene encoding preprotein translocase subunit SecE has protein sequence MVVKNKFTIREKIKNFWLEEKMELKKVLWPDREKVLKLSLALGVMLFFLITLIALYDFIFNFITSLILRSSGG, from the coding sequence ATGGTAGTAAAAAATAAATTTACAATAAGAGAAAAGATTAAAAATTTTTGGCTTGAGGAGAAAATGGAGCTAAAAAAAGTTCTCTGGCCAGATAGAGAGAAAGTTTTAAAACTTTCTCTGGCTTTAGGAGTAATGCTTTTTTTTCTTATTACCTTGATTGCACTTTATGATTTTATTTTTAATTTTATAACATCCTTAATATTAAGAAGTTCTGGAGGATAG
- a CDS encoding aspartate kinase, producing the protein MRLIVQKFGGSSVGSIERIKNVAKRIKKYYEEGYKVVVVVSAMGDTTDELISMAEEITKNPNPREMDVLLSAGERISSALLTMALQEIGVPAISLSGRQAGIYTNSIHTKAQITSIKPERILKELSLGKVVVVAGFQGYDLDNNNITTLGRGGSDATAVALAYALKADLCEIYTDVDGIFTADPRIVANARKLNYISYEEMLELASQGAQVMQLRAMDLAANYKVPIVVRSSFNENSGTFIGEVERVESKKKITGIAHNKNIAKITILGVPDKPGIAYKIFAPLGEAAINVDDIVQNVSKDGITDLSFTVPEKELSNAIKIVKEIIPQINAQDVIYDDQVGKVSIVGWGMQATPGIAAKMFGILAENGINIEMITTSEIKITCIIRRNLVEKAVQALHDGFKLGEE; encoded by the coding sequence TTGAGGTTAATTGTTCAGAAATTTGGAGGATCTTCTGTTGGTAGTATAGAGAGAATTAAGAATGTTGCAAAAAGAATAAAGAAATATTACGAAGAGGGATATAAGGTTGTTGTAGTAGTATCTGCCATGGGTGATACTACTGATGAGTTAATATCTATGGCAGAAGAGATAACTAAAAATCCTAATCCTAGAGAAATGGATGTTTTATTATCTGCAGGAGAAAGAATTTCATCTGCACTCTTAACAATGGCTCTACAAGAAATCGGAGTTCCAGCAATTTCTCTCTCTGGAAGACAGGCAGGAATATATACTAACTCTATTCATACAAAGGCACAAATCACATCTATAAAACCTGAAAGAATTTTAAAGGAATTAAGCTTAGGAAAAGTTGTAGTTGTAGCAGGGTTTCAGGGTTATGATTTAGATAACAATAATATAACTACCCTTGGAAGAGGAGGTTCTGACGCAACTGCTGTAGCATTAGCTTATGCCTTGAAAGCAGATCTCTGTGAAATCTATACTGATGTTGACGGAATATTTACCGCAGATCCAAGAATTGTAGCAAACGCTAGAAAACTAAATTATATTTCCTATGAAGAAATGTTAGAGCTTGCAAGTCAAGGAGCCCAAGTTATGCAATTAAGAGCTATGGATTTAGCAGCTAATTATAAGGTACCAATTGTGGTAAGGTCAAGCTTTAATGAAAATTCTGGGACCTTTATTGGGGAGGTTGAAAGAGTGGAGTCAAAGAAAAAAATAACGGGAATTGCTCATAATAAGAATATAGCTAAAATAACCATTCTTGGAGTGCCTGATAAACCAGGTATTGCCTATAAAATTTTTGCACCTTTAGGAGAAGCAGCAATTAATGTAGATGATATTGTACAAAACGTAAGCAAAGATGGAATTACTGATCTATCTTTCACTGTTCCTGAAAAGGAGTTGTCAAATGCTATAAAAATTGTAAAAGAAATTATACCTCAGATAAATGCGCAGGATGTCATCTACGATGATCAAGTAGGAAAAGTATCCATAGTAGGCTGGGGTATGCAGGCAACTCCAGGAATCGCGGCAAAAATGTTTGGAATATTAGCAGAAAACGGCATAAATATTGAAATGATTACAACCTCAGAGATAAAGATCACTTGTATAATCAGGAGAAATTTAGTAGAAAAGGCTGTTCAAGCTTTACATGATGGATTTAAATTAGGGGAAGAGTAA